Proteins from one Pontibacter korlensis genomic window:
- a CDS encoding SDR family NAD(P)-dependent oxidoreductase: MARIFITGSADGLGQLAAKELLVQGHRVVLHARNAARGRDAINQNPGAEAVVTGDLSGMEETKHLASEVNGLGAFDAVVHNAGVYQAPAKRILAVNTLAPYILTCLIQKPKRLIYLSSDMHLNGQLKLENFTGDRSRITYSDSKLHLQALCMAVARKWPEVYANAVDPGWVPTKMGGSGAPGDLQKGYETQVWLAASNDEKANVSGRYFFHQKEGHHSPDADDVGLQERLLNMCKELTGVSFPQ, from the coding sequence ATGGCAAGGATATTTATCACAGGATCGGCCGATGGCTTGGGGCAGCTGGCTGCGAAAGAGCTGCTTGTGCAGGGGCACAGGGTGGTGTTGCATGCACGCAATGCCGCGCGCGGGCGTGATGCGATAAACCAGAATCCGGGAGCGGAAGCCGTTGTAACAGGCGATTTGTCAGGCATGGAAGAAACCAAGCATTTAGCTTCTGAGGTGAATGGCTTGGGTGCCTTTGATGCCGTGGTGCATAACGCAGGCGTTTACCAGGCCCCGGCAAAGCGAATCTTAGCGGTCAACACCTTAGCACCCTATATCCTTACCTGCCTAATTCAAAAGCCAAAGCGTCTGATCTACCTGAGCTCGGACATGCATTTAAACGGGCAGTTGAAGCTTGAAAACTTTACAGGTGATCGTAGTCGCATTACCTACTCCGATTCGAAGCTGCATCTGCAGGCCCTTTGCATGGCCGTAGCACGGAAATGGCCGGAGGTGTATGCGAATGCGGTTGATCCGGGCTGGGTTCCTACAAAGATGGGCGGGAGCGGAGCGCCGGGCGATCTGCAAAAAGGGTATGAAACGCAGGTGTGGCTTGCTGCCAGCAACGACGAAAAGGCAAATGTAAGCGGGCGTTACTTCTTTCACCAGAAAGAGGGACACCATAGCCCTGATGCAGATGATGTGGGCCTGCAGGAGCGATTATTGAATATGTGCAAAGAACTGACGGGTGTTTCTTTTCCTCAATAG
- a CDS encoding DUF1259 domain-containing protein: MNRRKALHATALIGAASVLGVPKLKAAPIKGSTPPLTTEEIAAIEAAMGKKGTYKEAEALHTTSLPRNDLKIKVKGEAVPVPFGFGGWASIKKTVDGKSAMLMSDTVLLQEEVNPLISAAHANGLEVSAIHNHFFYEEPRIFYMHLHGMGAPAELAKKFAATIRQSKLSPANQPKAAATAPSAQSGNTAAASASPPTAKKAFDIPALDAIIKHTGTENGPTYKYTVGREDLTVMAMGVELTQSIGLNSWASFAGTKEKAHIAGDVAMLEPEVNPVIAALRRHSLEVVALHNHMLGDDPRMVFLHYYGQGEASALARGFRAALDELGKHGKALNHSKH, translated from the coding sequence ATGAACCGGCGAAAGGCACTGCACGCGACGGCATTGATCGGAGCGGCATCAGTTCTGGGTGTTCCAAAGTTGAAAGCGGCACCGATAAAGGGCAGTACGCCCCCTCTGACCACCGAGGAGATCGCTGCCATTGAGGCTGCCATGGGAAAGAAAGGCACATACAAGGAAGCAGAGGCGCTTCACACGACGTCCCTGCCCAGAAATGACCTGAAGATTAAGGTCAAGGGCGAGGCAGTGCCTGTTCCCTTTGGCTTTGGGGGGTGGGCCTCCATCAAGAAGACTGTAGACGGAAAGTCTGCCATGCTGATGAGCGACACTGTTTTGCTTCAGGAGGAGGTGAACCCTTTGATATCTGCGGCTCATGCCAACGGGCTGGAGGTGAGCGCCATCCACAATCACTTCTTTTACGAGGAGCCGCGAATTTTCTACATGCACCTGCATGGGATGGGCGCTCCGGCCGAATTGGCCAAGAAGTTTGCTGCTACCATACGCCAAAGTAAACTATCGCCGGCAAATCAGCCTAAGGCTGCTGCCACTGCCCCCTCGGCCCAGAGCGGTAATACTGCCGCTGCGTCCGCTTCTCCCCCCACCGCCAAGAAGGCCTTTGATATACCGGCCCTGGATGCCATTATAAAGCACACTGGCACGGAGAACGGGCCTACCTACAAGTACACCGTGGGACGTGAGGACCTGACTGTGATGGCGATGGGGGTCGAGCTGACACAGTCCATCGGGCTGAATTCCTGGGCCTCGTTTGCCGGCACCAAGGAAAAGGCCCACATAGCGGGTGATGTCGCCATGCTGGAACCTGAGGTAAACCCTGTCATAGCGGCCCTCCGCCGCCACAGCCTGGAAGTCGTGGCGCTGCATAACCACATGCTCGGAGATGATCCCCGGATGGTATTCCTGCATTACTACGGCCAGGGTGAAGCCTCTGCGCTGGCCCGCGGTTTTCGGGCGGCACTTGATGAGCTGGGCAAGCACGGGAAAGCTCTGAACCACTCCAAGCATTGA
- a CDS encoding YdeI/OmpD-associated family protein — MNPKTDWFFDKETKWQQEYGKLRKLVLDCGLIEELKWGVPCYTFQESNIVLIHGFKDYCALLFHKGSLLNDTNGILIQQTENVQAARQIRFTNVKEIEELGPIIKAYIYEAIKVEELGLKVDFKKAKEFNVPEEFQNKLKERPDLKAAFENLTPGRQKGYLLYFSQAKQSKTLESRIERCIPKILEGKGLNDR, encoded by the coding sequence ATGAATCCTAAAACAGATTGGTTCTTCGACAAAGAAACAAAGTGGCAACAAGAATATGGAAAGCTGAGAAAGCTTGTTCTTGATTGCGGATTGATAGAAGAGTTAAAATGGGGCGTTCCTTGTTATACTTTTCAAGAGAGTAACATAGTTTTAATTCACGGGTTTAAGGACTATTGTGCTCTCTTATTTCATAAAGGCTCTTTATTGAATGATACCAATGGTATTCTAATCCAACAGACTGAAAATGTGCAGGCGGCACGACAAATTCGTTTTACAAATGTTAAGGAAATTGAGGAATTAGGACCCATCATCAAAGCTTACATTTATGAAGCCATTAAAGTAGAAGAACTAGGTTTGAAAGTAGATTTTAAAAAGGCCAAAGAATTCAATGTTCCTGAAGAATTTCAAAATAAATTAAAGGAAAGACCTGATTTGAAGGCTGCTTTTGAGAATTTGACACCTGGGCGACAAAAAGGATACCTGCTGTATTTTTCACAAGCCAAACAATCCAAGACCCTTGAATCAAGAATAGAGAGGTGTATTCCGAAAATCCTTGAGGGAAAGGGCCTGAATGACAGGTAA
- a CDS encoding SDR family oxidoreductase, with protein sequence METKKVWLVTGASKGLGLTLVLKLLANNYQVAATSRTVNALKEKVPDHLENFFPLEMDVTNSDNVKNAIDSVIARFGKIDIVVNNAGFSQIGTLEELTDEEVKNNFSVNVFGTLNVIRNVAKYLRQQRSGHIFNIASIGGYIGSFPGFGVYCSTKFAVAGFTEALSEEMRAFNVNTTLVYPGYFRTGFLSQGSVKTPATPIADYVAARQMEKAHLNEINGNQPNDPEKAAEVLITLSKHDNPPVHFFMGEDAYQYANLKIAAIQENMEKDKALATSTGF encoded by the coding sequence ATGGAAACTAAAAAAGTCTGGTTGGTAACCGGAGCATCAAAAGGTTTAGGCCTGACGCTTGTTCTAAAATTACTCGCAAACAATTATCAGGTAGCCGCCACTTCCAGAACAGTGAATGCCTTAAAAGAGAAAGTCCCAGACCATCTGGAAAACTTTTTTCCGCTGGAAATGGATGTCACCAACAGCGACAATGTGAAAAATGCCATTGACTCCGTCATAGCCCGCTTCGGTAAGATAGATATAGTGGTAAATAATGCCGGGTTCAGCCAGATTGGAACACTGGAGGAACTGACAGACGAAGAAGTAAAGAACAACTTCAGTGTGAATGTGTTCGGCACCTTGAATGTTATTAGAAATGTGGCAAAGTACCTTCGCCAACAAAGGTCCGGTCACATCTTCAATATTGCCTCGATCGGGGGGTACATCGGCAGTTTTCCGGGATTCGGTGTTTATTGTTCTACCAAATTTGCCGTTGCGGGCTTCACCGAAGCCTTGTCCGAAGAAATGAGGGCATTCAACGTCAATACCACTTTGGTATACCCCGGCTATTTTAGAACTGGTTTTTTATCTCAGGGCTCTGTGAAAACCCCTGCTACACCTATTGCCGATTATGTAGCCGCAAGGCAAATGGAAAAGGCCCATCTAAATGAGATTAACGGAAATCAACCCAATGATCCAGAGAAAGCAGCAGAAGTTTTGATTACTTTGAGCAAACATGATAATCCGCCGGTGCACTTCTTCATGGGGGAGGATGCCTACCAGTATGCAAACCTGAAGATTGCAGCTATCCAGGAAAACATGGAGAAGGACAAGGCATTGGCGACTTCAACAGGATTCTAG
- a CDS encoding carboxypeptidase-like regulatory domain-containing protein, which translates to MNINSYRRTGLFFGLSTLISWVFWIIASYTSWVLPAGTVSTYWISIIAFMGLLSPALTTLFLTRGDKEAVRDIKGRFFNFKGASYSHIILAFLLMPLSILLAQAVSLLFGYSIGQFQLAGSFSFSSGVFPVWFMFIIAPILEELAWHTYGTDSLRRRYNLFTTSLLFALFWGIWHIPYLYINDYYNSNLAEEGWIYSLNFWVSLFPFIMIMNWIYYKTNSNIILPIVFHIAARFFNEIFDTHPMSKVTQTCLLVLYTCYIVINDKDFFFAKEPKVFRQKNSAFPRLINIRVCVAFFVFSMLSLGATTKLLAQDIKRNITGKVYDEISQEPLPFATIVLKSTDPPTVTTSDVNGHFVLEDVKVGRHTISTSMIGYDTYEIKEFLVSSGSVLSLNVGLQPSNKELDEVVVRVSKSTPLNSMATLSSRQFTVEETQRYAGGMDDPARLATSFAGVANPSFSNNGISVRGNNPDGLLWRIEGVEVPSPNHFANLSVAGGGLLSAISSQVMSNSDFYTGAFPAEYGNAFSGVFDINLREGNRYKRQYSFKAGVLGIEALAQGPLHKNTAATYIVNYRNSTMAVLAPILPKDAGILKYQDITFKSTFPTKKYGKFTLWGIGTIDGVDNYAEDSTNWESDFQRDNSKTAMYMYATALSHGILLPGDAFLKTSLSLTGSGLNFSEERLDYTLKAHPQSKAVNNTSSVTFQSEVSTSFNDKHTNKTGIRYTHNFFALDVEQSPANGTSPIQVTNQTGNTGFMQIFSQSKINLTPRLELNAGINAQYLMLNKALSIEPRAGIKYLLNDKQSLGYAYGMHSRMEQLSVYYATVNGGTPNTGLDLAKSSHHVFSYQAKITDDLHLSIEPYYQHLHHVPVASSGYISTLNNRNNIFFNKALVSKGRGRNIGIDLTLEKYLSEGYYYMLTAAVFDSKYTGADGLTRNTLFNKNYIFNLLAGNEWQVRKNNIFSTNIRLNYLGGNRVEPIDLDASMHRQEVIYGETEENVAFEKKHEDLPVLSLTLSYRVNRAKFSSLWSLQVLNVTGTKEYSGDFYNLKTNTVEAKFNRLLIPNISYKIEF; encoded by the coding sequence ATGAACATCAACAGTTATAGGCGAACCGGTCTATTCTTTGGACTATCAACTCTTATTTCATGGGTTTTTTGGATTATAGCAAGCTACACCAGTTGGGTGCTGCCTGCCGGTACAGTATCCACCTACTGGATTAGTATTATTGCTTTTATGGGTTTATTATCACCCGCGCTTACTACTCTTTTTCTCACAAGAGGCGATAAAGAAGCAGTTCGGGATATAAAAGGCCGCTTTTTTAATTTTAAGGGTGCGTCGTATTCTCATATTATACTGGCCTTTCTCCTAATGCCGCTCAGCATTTTGTTGGCGCAGGCCGTTTCACTCTTATTTGGCTATAGTATCGGGCAGTTTCAGCTGGCAGGGTCTTTTTCTTTTAGCTCGGGAGTTTTCCCGGTTTGGTTTATGTTTATTATAGCACCAATCCTGGAAGAACTGGCCTGGCATACATACGGTACAGATTCCCTCCGTAGACGGTACAATCTTTTTACAACCTCCCTATTGTTTGCGCTATTTTGGGGGATATGGCACATCCCATATTTATACATCAATGATTACTACAACAGTAATCTGGCTGAAGAGGGATGGATATATTCTCTTAATTTCTGGGTGAGCCTTTTCCCTTTTATAATGATCATGAACTGGATCTATTATAAGACCAACAGCAATATTATCCTTCCTATTGTATTTCATATAGCTGCCAGATTTTTCAATGAAATATTTGACACGCACCCAATGAGCAAAGTCACTCAAACCTGTCTCCTTGTACTTTATACCTGCTATATAGTCATTAATGATAAAGATTTCTTTTTTGCTAAAGAGCCAAAAGTGTTTAGGCAAAAAAACAGTGCTTTTCCTAGACTTATAAATATTCGGGTTTGTGTTGCTTTTTTTGTTTTTAGCATGCTTTCGCTGGGAGCTACAACGAAATTGCTAGCTCAGGACATCAAGCGAAATATCACTGGAAAAGTGTATGATGAGATAAGCCAAGAGCCCTTGCCATTTGCCACCATTGTTTTAAAAAGTACTGATCCGCCTACCGTAACGACATCAGATGTAAATGGTCATTTTGTCCTGGAAGATGTAAAAGTTGGACGTCACACCATTTCAACCTCAATGATTGGGTACGACACCTATGAGATCAAAGAGTTTCTGGTAAGTTCAGGTTCGGTTCTATCTTTGAATGTAGGGCTACAACCAAGCAATAAAGAACTTGATGAAGTAGTGGTCCGCGTAAGTAAGTCCACTCCTTTGAACAGCATGGCAACTTTAAGCAGCCGTCAGTTTACTGTAGAAGAAACACAGCGGTATGCAGGGGGGATGGACGACCCGGCACGATTGGCAACATCTTTTGCAGGTGTGGCTAATCCGTCCTTTAGTAACAATGGTATTTCAGTTCGCGGCAATAATCCTGACGGGCTCTTATGGCGGATTGAAGGTGTAGAGGTGCCAAGCCCCAACCACTTTGCCAACCTTTCCGTTGCCGGAGGGGGCCTGTTGTCGGCCATCAGCAGCCAGGTGATGAGCAATAGCGATTTTTATACGGGAGCATTTCCTGCCGAATATGGCAATGCTTTTTCAGGCGTGTTTGATATAAATTTGCGCGAGGGGAATCGCTACAAACGCCAATACTCATTTAAAGCCGGTGTATTAGGCATTGAAGCATTGGCCCAGGGACCACTTCACAAAAACACAGCTGCCACTTACATTGTAAATTACCGGAATTCAACAATGGCAGTACTCGCCCCAATCCTGCCTAAAGATGCGGGTATTTTAAAATATCAGGATATAACTTTCAAATCTACTTTCCCTACAAAGAAGTACGGAAAGTTTACCCTTTGGGGGATTGGCACTATCGATGGTGTGGATAATTATGCGGAAGACAGTACTAACTGGGAATCGGATTTCCAGCGGGACAATTCAAAAACGGCCATGTACATGTATGCCACGGCACTGTCCCATGGAATCCTCTTGCCTGGCGATGCATTCCTGAAAACCAGCTTGTCTCTTACCGGTAGCGGATTGAATTTTTCTGAAGAGCGACTGGACTACACCTTGAAAGCACATCCGCAATCGAAAGCAGTAAACAATACCAGTAGTGTTACTTTTCAAAGTGAAGTTAGCACCAGTTTTAACGATAAACACACGAATAAAACAGGGATTCGATATACCCACAATTTTTTTGCCCTGGACGTGGAGCAGTCACCTGCAAATGGTACAAGCCCTATTCAAGTCACCAATCAAACAGGAAATACTGGGTTTATGCAAATATTTTCGCAATCGAAAATCAATTTAACACCACGCCTGGAACTCAATGCAGGAATTAATGCGCAATACCTCATGCTAAACAAAGCCCTTTCTATTGAGCCTCGGGCAGGAATAAAGTACCTCCTCAATGATAAACAGAGCCTTGGTTATGCATATGGCATGCACAGCAGAATGGAACAATTATCTGTGTATTATGCAACTGTGAATGGAGGAACACCCAACACCGGGCTTGACTTAGCCAAATCATCGCATCATGTGTTTTCATATCAAGCAAAAATTACCGATGACCTGCACCTGAGCATCGAGCCCTATTATCAGCACCTACATCATGTGCCGGTAGCTTCAAGTGGGTATATCTCAACGTTGAATAATAGAAATAACATTTTTTTCAATAAAGCGCTTGTAAGCAAAGGCAGGGGAAGAAATATTGGTATTGATCTTACGCTGGAAAAATACCTGAGCGAAGGCTACTATTATATGTTAACAGCAGCTGTTTTCGATTCCAAATATACAGGGGCTGATGGTCTTACAAGAAATACACTATTTAACAAAAATTATATTTTTAACCTTTTGGCCGGGAATGAATGGCAGGTTCGCAAAAATAATATTTTCAGTACCAACATCCGGTTAAATTATTTAGGAGGTAATCGTGTAGAACCTATTGACTTGGATGCTTCCATGCACCGACAAGAGGTAATATATGGCGAAACCGAAGAAAATGTGGCCTTTGAGAAAAAACATGAAGATTTACCGGTACTTTCGCTGACACTTTCATATAGGGTGAACAGGGCTAAATTCTCATCTTTATGGTCGCTGCAAGTACTAAATGTTACAGGTACCAAAGAATATTCAGGAGATTTTTATAACCTAAAAACAAATACGGTTGAGGCAAAATTTAACAGGTTGCTCATTCCTAACATCAGCTATAAAATTGAATTTTAA
- a CDS encoding Atu4866 domain-containing protein: protein MKATITAETEKYIGMWVTEDGYIRHELLPDNRYDEARGSRQSAYQGSYKVTGNRIDYKDDTGFTADGEFREGVLYHAGMVLHKEAQPKNAQE, encoded by the coding sequence ATGAAAGCTACAATAACGGCCGAAACAGAAAAATACATCGGCATGTGGGTAACCGAAGACGGCTACATCCGCCACGAGCTTTTACCTGACAACCGCTATGACGAAGCCAGAGGCAGCCGGCAAAGCGCTTACCAGGGCAGTTACAAAGTTACAGGGAACCGTATCGACTATAAGGACGATACTGGCTTTACGGCCGACGGGGAGTTTAGGGAAGGGGTACTGTACCACGCCGGAATGGTTCTGCACAAAGAGGCCCAGCCAAAAAATGCACAGGAATGA
- a CDS encoding quercetin 2,3-dioxygenase: MSGNKGIICHKGEGESYWVLGDLYTFKATGKQTNGAYTVVEETIQPQNGPPIHVHHREDEAFYVLEGRFSFVCGDEERLCQTGSFVYVPKGTAHTFKNIDEQPGKLLVTITPAGLEEFFYTIGTPAVDLSNPPAHDLTVMDRIMQLAEQYQFDVISYKRE, translated from the coding sequence ATGAGCGGAAACAAAGGAATCATTTGCCATAAAGGAGAAGGTGAATCTTACTGGGTGCTGGGCGATTTGTACACCTTCAAGGCAACAGGAAAACAAACGAACGGCGCCTACACTGTGGTTGAGGAAACCATTCAGCCCCAGAATGGACCACCCATTCATGTCCATCATCGGGAAGATGAAGCCTTTTATGTACTGGAGGGGAGGTTCTCTTTCGTATGCGGTGATGAGGAGCGTCTGTGCCAAACGGGTTCTTTTGTCTATGTACCAAAGGGTACTGCCCATACTTTCAAGAATATAGACGAGCAGCCAGGAAAGCTGCTCGTTACCATCACGCCAGCAGGGCTGGAGGAGTTTTTTTATACCATAGGCACACCCGCTGTAGACTTGTCTAACCCGCCTGCCCATGACCTCACAGTGATGGACAGAATCATGCAGTTAGCCGAACAATATCAGTTCGATGTGATATCCTATAAAAGGGAGTAG
- a CDS encoding transposase: MLAISLLVYTQGFARMEDGRKLACYCGWHPSSTEAARRVMGRTGVSWFANKESKQVLCMAALSSTRNNREMRPTSSARSVKARAI, encoded by the coding sequence GTGCTGGCCATCTCGCTCTTGGTTTACACCCAAGGCTTTGCCCGAATGGAGGACGGGCGCAAGCTGGCCTGCTACTGCGGGTGGCACCCTTCGAGTACCGAAGCGGCACGAAGGGTAATGGGTAGGACGGGCGTGTCCTGGTTTGCCAACAAAGAATCAAAGCAGGTGCTGTGCATGGCGGCACTGAGCAGTACCCGCAACAACAGGGAGATGAGACCTACTTCGAGCGCAAGGTCAGTGAAGGCAAGAGCAATATGA
- a CDS encoding helix-turn-helix domain-containing protein: MTTILNIGIVLSFFLSILLFSKKNKALSDNILSIWLFTIGIHLTGYFLYYKGYWEHYPHLIGITTPLPFLHGPFLYLYLVYSIRNGNHLKPLDYLHFAPAALSYLYMMPFYFSYSAEEKAAVDKGLVEDYSVFSTILLIGFIVSGLTYAVTSYSKLLKRKNLVLDNFSYEKRISLSWLQYSILATGFVFVTVAFVSILREGFGFAFPFNADILFYSIIVGFVVYIGYSGIRQQDLFSNAPKSVEVLVDAESGYKKSGLKEDTAVLKHQELLWVMENEKPYLNPKLTLSELSLRLEMSPNNMSQLINQYEQVNFYDFINSYRVEEFIRRAQSNTNFSLLAHAFDAGFNSKSAFNSVFKKLKSETPSQYLAKLNS, from the coding sequence ATGACAACCATTCTTAATATTGGGATTGTATTATCTTTTTTTCTAAGTATCCTTTTGTTCTCCAAAAAGAATAAAGCACTTTCCGACAATATCTTATCAATTTGGTTATTTACTATCGGTATTCATCTGACGGGATACTTTTTGTATTACAAGGGCTATTGGGAACACTATCCCCATCTGATTGGTATTACAACTCCACTGCCCTTCCTGCATGGCCCATTTTTATACCTATATCTTGTTTATTCCATCCGGAACGGCAACCATTTAAAACCACTCGATTACCTGCATTTTGCGCCCGCAGCCCTATCTTATTTGTATATGATGCCGTTTTATTTTTCCTATTCAGCCGAAGAAAAGGCAGCGGTGGACAAAGGGCTTGTTGAAGATTATAGTGTTTTTTCGACTATTTTGCTTATTGGCTTTATTGTTTCCGGCTTAACATACGCTGTTACCTCTTACAGTAAACTGCTTAAGCGGAAGAATCTGGTGCTGGATAATTTTTCATATGAAAAGCGCATTAGCCTCAGCTGGCTCCAGTATTCTATTTTAGCAACAGGCTTTGTCTTTGTTACCGTAGCATTTGTTTCTATTCTTCGTGAAGGCTTTGGGTTTGCTTTTCCATTTAATGCTGACATTTTGTTTTATTCCATCATTGTTGGGTTTGTGGTTTATATTGGGTACTCAGGCATCCGCCAGCAAGATTTGTTTTCTAATGCTCCTAAAAGTGTAGAAGTACTGGTGGATGCTGAAAGTGGGTATAAAAAATCAGGGCTAAAAGAAGATACTGCCGTGCTCAAGCATCAGGAACTGCTGTGGGTAATGGAGAATGAAAAGCCTTATCTGAACCCGAAGCTTACTTTAAGTGAACTTTCGCTCCGCCTGGAGATGTCGCCAAATAATATGTCACAATTAATCAATCAATACGAGCAGGTTAATTTTTATGACTTTATTAATAGCTATCGGGTGGAAGAGTTTATACGAAGAGCGCAGTCCAATACTAACTTCAGCCTTCTTGCCCATGCCTTTGACGCTGGTTTCAACTCAAAATCTGCCTTTAATTCCGTTTTTAAGAAGCTTAAATCAGAAACCCCTTCCCAATACCTGGCTAAACTGAATAGTTAA
- a CDS encoding helix-turn-helix domain-containing protein, producing MRDVFRFGTISEFHRFANLPKPEHPLVSMIDYNLVRYPADCKEIRWVQSFYSIGLKRNVSQRFNYGQQEYDFDEGVLAFVSPQQILSIEINQQAVADPSGWLLLVHPDFLWKTSLAKTIRKYEFFGYSVNEALFLSEKEQEVMVEILTNIQREYLSKIDKFSQSIIVTQIELLLNYAERYYERQFITRRKPNHQLLNRLEAVLDSYFDDEVIVEKGLPSVEYIAGSLNLSANYLSSMLKVLTGQSTQQHVQNKLIEKAKERLSASELSISEIAFGLGFEHSSSFSKLFKSKTSLSPLEFRKSFN from the coding sequence ATGAGAGATGTTTTTAGATTTGGCACCATCAGTGAGTTCCATAGGTTTGCCAACCTGCCCAAGCCGGAGCACCCGCTTGTGAGTATGATTGATTATAACCTGGTGCGTTATCCGGCAGACTGCAAGGAAATCCGGTGGGTACAGAGTTTTTACTCCATTGGGCTGAAGCGTAACGTAAGCCAAAGGTTTAACTACGGACAGCAGGAATATGATTTTGATGAAGGTGTTCTGGCTTTTGTGTCACCACAGCAAATACTTAGCATAGAGATAAACCAACAGGCAGTTGCTGATCCCTCGGGTTGGCTACTGCTTGTTCACCCTGATTTTCTGTGGAAAACGTCCCTTGCAAAAACTATCAGGAAATATGAGTTCTTCGGCTATTCAGTCAACGAGGCGCTTTTCCTTTCGGAAAAGGAGCAGGAGGTGATGGTTGAGATTCTAACGAATATACAGCGGGAATACCTGTCTAAGATAGATAAGTTTAGCCAAAGCATCATTGTCACTCAAATCGAGTTATTGCTCAATTACGCGGAACGCTACTACGAACGCCAGTTTATCACCAGAAGAAAGCCAAACCACCAACTCCTAAACCGGTTGGAAGCCGTTCTTGACAGCTATTTTGATGATGAGGTTATAGTTGAAAAAGGATTACCCTCAGTGGAATACATTGCCGGCAGCTTAAACCTTTCAGCAAATTACCTAAGCAGTATGCTCAAAGTGCTGACCGGGCAAAGCACGCAGCAGCATGTCCAGAATAAACTAATAGAGAAAGCTAAGGAGAGACTGTCTGCATCGGAACTTTCAATAAGCGAAATCGCCTTTGGGCTGGGTTTTGAGCATTCGTCTTCCTTCAGTAAACTGTTCAAGAGTAAGACCAGCCTTTCTCCTTTGGAATTCAGAAAGTCATTTAATTGA